The Lacerta agilis isolate rLacAgi1 chromosome 5, rLacAgi1.pri, whole genome shotgun sequence genome has a segment encoding these proteins:
- the LOC117046693 gene encoding LOW QUALITY PROTEIN: mitochondrial import inner membrane translocase subunit Tim13-like (The sequence of the model RefSeq protein was modified relative to this genomic sequence to represent the inferred CDS: deleted 1 base in 1 codon), whose protein sequence is MASGNGDFASGGHLDPGALMEQVKVQISVANAQELLQRMTDKCFRKCVGKPGSSLDNSEQKCVAMGMDWYMDAWNTVLRAYNSRLQRERANM, encoded by the exons ATGGCGTCAGGTAACGGGGACTTTGCGTCCGGGGGTCACCTGGATCCCGGAGCTCTGATGGAG CAGGTCAAAGTGCAGATCTCTGTGGCCAACGCGCAGGAGCTGCTACAGAGGATGACAGACAAATGTTTCCGGAAGTGCGTTGGGAAACCCGGGAGCTCCCTCGATAACTCTGAGCAGAAATGTGTCGCGATGGGTATGGACTGGTATATGGATGCCTGGAACACCGTCTTGAGGGCCTACAACTCCCGGCTGCAGAGGGAGAGAGCCAACATGTGA